In the genome of Candidatus Ruthia magnifica str. Cm (Calyptogena magnifica), one region contains:
- a CDS encoding MBL fold metallo-hydrolase has translation MSLLLRPLFEKISSTYTYLLADMQTFDAIIIDAVDETKQRDIDLIEELNLKLKYILETHVHADHITSSCSLKQHFMQAKIVLGSANIITCADILLNDNDTLSFGDYTLSAMATPGHTDGCMSYVVNNQIFTGDTLLIRSCGRCDFQGGSAEKLFDSIQKIFTLPDETLVYPAHDYGGRTVSSIWEEKQFNEMIGSNVNKQEFTRRVNTMKLDFPKKIHVAVFANQACGAKITIKTL, from the coding sequence ATGAGTTTACTACTACGCCCTTTATTTGAAAAAATCAGTTCAACTTATACGTATCTTTTGGCAGATATGCAAACTTTTGATGCTATTATCATTGATGCAGTAGATGAAACTAAGCAGCGTGATATCGATTTGATTGAAGAATTAAATTTGAAACTTAAATATATTCTTGAAACGCATGTGCATGCTGATCACATTACCAGTTCTTGTTCATTAAAACAGCACTTTATGCAGGCTAAAATTGTACTAGGTTCAGCCAATATAATTACATGTGCGGATATTTTACTTAATGATAATGATACCTTGTCATTTGGTGATTATACTTTGAGTGCCATGGCAACTCCTGGACATACGGATGGTTGTATGTCTTATGTGGTAAATAACCAAATTTTTACAGGAGATACCTTGTTGATTAGAAGTTGTGGTAGGTGTGATTTTCAAGGCGGTTCGGCGGAAAAATTATTTGACTCTATTCAAAAAATATTCACTTTACCTGATGAAACTTTAGTTTATCCTGCTCATGATTATGGTGGTAGAACGGTGAGTTCAATTTGGGAAGAAAAACAATTTAACGAAATGATTGGTTCGAATGTAAATAAGCAAGAGTTTACTCGTCGAGTCAATACAATGAAATTAGATTTTCCTAAAAAAATCCATGTTGCAGTGTTTGCTAATCAAGCTTGTGGTGCAAAAATTACGATTAAGACATTATGA
- the dapB gene encoding 4-hydroxy-tetrahydrodipicolinate reductase — MVRIAVSGSNGKMGQAIIEAIEQLDEIELGVKIDQGHNLIDYLDKFDILVDFTSPVATLGYLSICAKAGKKMVIGTTGFNDNELNQLITLAQNIPIVFSANMSVGVNLSLKLLEMAAKVVGEDSDIEIIEMHHRFKIDAPSGTALKMGEVIANTLGRDLKTCAVYGREGIEQVRDKNTIGFSTIRGGDVAGEHTVNFFMHGERVEITHKASSRMTFGLGALRAAIWLDKTPSDKGYVYSMKDVLEIA, encoded by the coding sequence ATGGTAAGAATAGCGGTATCAGGTAGTAATGGTAAAATGGGTCAAGCGATTATTGAAGCCATTGAGCAATTAGATGAGATTGAGTTAGGCGTTAAGATTGATCAGGGTCATAATTTAATTGATTATTTGGATAAATTTGATATACTAGTTGACTTCACTTCTCCAGTAGCTACACTTGGTTATTTATCAATTTGCGCTAAGGCAGGTAAGAAAATGGTTATTGGTACTACAGGCTTTAATGATAATGAATTGAATCAATTAATCACCCTTGCACAAAATATACCTATTGTGTTTTCAGCTAATATGAGCGTAGGTGTTAATTTATCTTTAAAGCTTTTGGAAATGGCGGCAAAAGTAGTGGGAGAAGATAGCGATATTGAAATTATTGAAATGCATCATCGCTTTAAGATAGATGCTCCTAGTGGTACTGCATTAAAGATGGGCGAGGTGATTGCTAATACATTGGGCAGAGACTTAAAAACGTGCGCTGTTTATGGGCGAGAAGGCATTGAACAGGTAAGAGATAAAAATACAATTGGGTTTTCTACAATCCGTGGTGGTGATGTGGCGGGTGAGCATACAGTGAATTTTTTTATGCATGGTGAGCGTGTAGAAATTACTCATAAGGCCTCATCAAGAATGACCTTTGGACTTGGGGCGCTTCGTGCGGCAATTTGGTTGGATAAAACGCCCTCTGACAAAGGCTACGTTTATTCAATGAAAGACGTATTGGAGATTGCTTAA